ACGCTGATTTGATCCTTCCCCGGCCTTGGAATCCAATGGAGATGAAGGATTTGGggattagggtttggggtgaggggtgagggagagggagctcgGGAGGGCGAGCTAAGAGAGATGGGGAGGGTGAATGGGTCgttgggagagagaggagagtgaTTTAAATGTTGTGGGGCCTAAAACCGCCAACTCGatttagaccggtcagaccggtcgcccataacgatcagaccggtccgggcCAGACTGACAAAGAGATTGCTAACTTATGGTTTCCTATTTAGGTCCGAAACTAATGACCTTAATCAGCTTAACTGCAGTGAATTAATAGCTGAGTGTTACAATATACAACTTGCCGACTTCCCTCTCCACCACTTCGGTCGGTCTTACGCTCTTGGATCCTCTCATCACCTGGACCACCTGCCCGTTAGCATTTATTCTCATAGCAAGAAGGTGGTCGTCCGGACCAAATGATAGTTCCATCTTCTCCCGGTGCAGTGCTACCCAAAATCCACCTTTGAGGTCAGCCCTCACATTGTCGGGATAGCCCGGTAGATCGGCAAGCGGCTCTGACGTGCCGGCCTTGGGACCCTTGATCCAATACCTCATCATCTTGCATGGTCCGGTAAGTGCTACAACAAGGTGCGTTCGATCGGCACTAATAGCGAGACCATTAGGGTATGTGATACCCGATTGCAGCACAGTGACACTGTTCGTCTTCGGGTTGTACTTCATGAGGCGGCCCGTCGAGTCTCCAGTAGTCGTGACCCTCTCGTGCTGCGACCGCTGGTAGTTCATGCTACTGTCCGTAAAGAACACCTCTCCGGTGACCTGGTCGATGTCGACGCCGTTGGTGAAGCGGAGCGGTGCACCATCGgcctcggcgaccagcaccttcgcctcaccgccgcccggcccgacACGCATCAGCCCCTTGTACGCGTCGGCGATGTAGAGGTTCCCGGACTCGTAGTGGAAGCGCAGGCCCAACGGGCGGCCGCACGTGCTCTCCGTGACTTCCGCTGGCCGAGTCCTGGACGCGGTGCAAGCCTTGGCGTTGTAACCCGGGCCGTATGCGTAGGTCGACCAGCGGCGCGCCAGCCCGTTCCACTTCAAGACGCGGCCGTCGGAGACGCCACTGTAGGGtcccgcgccgtcgccgtcgaacGCGACGCTCTCCGGGCCGCGCAGCAGCGACCCGCGGAGCGGCAGGTGCAGGCTCCGGCGGCCGTCAATAATGGTTGCCGTTCCAGGAACGGgacgtgcggcggcgcacggctggAGCAGCAGCGTCAGGACGGCGAGCAACGAGATCGCCAGCGTCAGAATCTTCTTCCCCGCGACGTTCCCCATGATTGCCTCGCTTGCGTGAGCGCTGCCTCGCAGACAGAGACAGGGTTGACATTGCGTTGGTTGCTGAAGGTTCGGCGAACGCTGGCTCTGGCTTGGCTTTGTTGCCTTTGATGGAGAGAAGCGCAGGGCGCCTCTGCCTTTTATGGCGGCCTTGCAACTATACGTGCTTTCCGAGTCGGTGGTAGATAGAGGGTCTAGCGTTGGACTAGCTCGGACTTGGTGTTCCCAGGCTTTCCGATTAGGATGAGCCGATTACTGCTGGTGCTTCCGATTCAGATTCGGGGAGAGCACGTCATCTGGACGCTGAGGCGTTTGACGAGTGGAACGTATATCCTTATATAGAGCCGCAGCGGATCGCGCCACAGTTACGCAGTTACGCCATTACGTTCCGATCGGACCGTTGGTTGTTCGCTTCAGTTTATCGATGATCAATCGGCCTAATGTAATCGGCTTGGTAAGAATGCTGAGCACTAGAGTTATTCGGGTCGGTAAACATGCTGAACACTAGAGTTCAGACAACTTGAAATTTCTTCTGAATAACCCGGTACGTAAATGTGATCCTCCACTTCTTAATTCATACTACAAGTCATTTAACGGatctttcaagaaaaaaaactgcACCGAGGGCTGCTTGTTACTACATGGTAGAGGCGTAGAGCAATGGTGTGGTGTAGATGGTATCCAAGAAAACGAACAAATTTGCCAGATATGGCAACCACAATTTTAAACTGGACTCCACAAATTTCTCACCTAAGTGGCTAAGTGAACATATATTCGAAACTCAAAAATGGCTTGGAACTTGGGGGGGGTCAAAAACCTAACCCAAGCAGCAACTGGTACAGCAGACTCTTTATCTTACACTCAGATTGGCTGCTACGACACCAGACTATAATTTACACTGACACTTAATGCAAGTATATCACCGTTTCAAACACACCAGGCCAGCAAGTCCCCGGAAGCACCAACCAATTACAATTAGAAGAGGAGAAGGGGCACCCAGTTGAGCCCCAGATGCTGTTAGAGTTTGCACTTGAAAAGTGCCGTACAATATTTGTGCAGCCTCTTCAAGTCCCGTCCCTTCGGTTCCAAAAGAAGCTGCTTCCTTCAGCTGAGCATCCATGGGGAAGTTGAGGTCCATACACGACGTTTTCAGAATGTGGAAGATGAGGTCCATAGACTACATTTTCAGAATGTGGAAGATGAGGTCCATAGACGACATTCTCATTCAGAAATGTCATTTGGTTCACCTGCGGCGCTGCTTGATAAGCATTTGAAGAATTAACTTGACTGGGGGTGTTAACATGTGCAAAAGCCTTTGCATTTGTATCCTTATGATTAGCCTTTGGCTTGCTCCTAGCAGTCCGTTTGTTTTCCACAGGACTGTCTGCGGTCAGCCTGACCATTTGCTGCTGGATTTCAGTCAGTGAACTACTGGCAAGTTTTGATTTGGCACCCTTTTTGGAGTCAGAAGACTTGTATTCAAGACGGTACAAAGCAAGAGCATCAGAAGCATTGATCTCATACTCGAAAAGATGCCACTCATGGCTGCTTGATGGTTGTGGGTCCATGTAATAGGACCTCTTCAGACCTTCAAAATCTTTCATCACCTGCTTCCTTGATTCATGCCACCCACGACCATTGTAATCTGGCAATGACCTTTGCTTCCGGTTGCCACTCTCAAATGCCCTTCTTGGAGTGTCAAAGAAAAGCCATTCTCTAAGAGATTCACCCTCCAGAAGAGAAAGATCAAAAAGTTCTGCAACAACCGCACGAAATAAACAGTTAGCACAATAATTTGCTAATATCAACATTAACCATACAAATGGGCACTATAATATAACCAGACTTACCAGGTGCATTCCATGGCGATTTAGAAGTTGCAGCCCCTCCACACACAGGAATACCAACATTTTTTCCTTGTACTTTAGCAATAAGAGCAGTAAACAAAGGCCCATCTTTCAAATCAATGCCTCTTGGACGCATCACGGGTCTTGTCCcaagaagaccatcatcattcaaAGCCAAACCAGCATGGTAAGGGTTGCAGTAATCTCCAGAGTCTTCTGACCCTCCAACTGGCCTACCACAGTCCCAAAGTGCACATTTTGGCCCCAAATACTGAGAGGGTGATGGCCATATTGTTGTAAGCAAATCTGACATATGTACAAAGACATCTCCAGTATTTTGCTCAGGGTTATTTGCATCAGCATATGACTCTGGTGGCAGATCTAGTGGCAAATCAAACTGCTGATGTTCCAGCGGACCGATCCCATGCAGGTTATTGAAGTGATCTTCATTAGAACCAGGAAGATTTATTTTGTAATCATCATCTTGAAGAAAATCATCAATACTTAGTTCATGGTCTATATAGTACATCTGCAACCAAAGGTAAAACAGAGGCTCTTTCTTATTAAAAAAACTTCTAAAAAGAAGGCTCATTAAAGATATCAATGTAGATGGTACATCTAACATGAACAGGCACTACGGCCACCAAACAAATGAAACTGAATGGAATGGCTGTTGTCTACTCCTGTGTTATCTGTGTTTTTCATTTTCTGTTTCTATCCCCCTAGTGTTCTCTGTACCGTTTTCTCCTCTTTGTGTACAAGTTATATAACTTCGTACTCAAATTCCTACTTAATACAATGACGGGCAGCTCTCCTACttgtttgagaaaaaaaggaaacagaTAGTAACATAAAATGTGCACATGGTCCTTTCATATGGGAGAGGCACAGCTTAGAACCTTTGAAAATTTAATCAGAAACTCAAAACTTTGACAAGTAGTAAATGCAGCAAATATGGTTTCAAAAGAGTTACAGAGACAGCAAGCAAGGCCTAAACATGTGTTTTTAGGGCTACACTATTCTGAGTTACAATTTATTCAACTACGCAAGATTTTACTTTTATGACTTGTGCTCTTCGTAGCGTAGAAATACTACAACGGCATAATTCACATGCATCAACATATTTTGCGTAGAAATACTACAACAATATAATTCACATGCATCAACATATTTTTCTATGCTAGCATACTGAtaactccgcctatgctgactggaagactctctctcttgagtcgtctcagcatagccggtcccaagaccaggtaaaggaggagggttgcgttaggttttggcaaaccagcataaaaaatagccactctaatggatttgaaacccacaagaaactcgttggggcgtaaacctcttagcgacgcgctacatcggaacccgggtgtggtgataaatgggcaagggccgggtcgccatccccccaagggcgcgtcgtatcgtgacctgggtacgatgataagtgagcaagggtcgggtcgtcacctgaatgacgcgctacatctacgcccgggtgtagtgaaaaatgagtaagggtcttcgcacttccctcgacgcgTGCGAAGGATAAgaaagctagccgagccaactaggattcgtataggtagctggaacgtagggtccctaacgggtaagttgcgagagctagttgatgcagcaattaggagtcgtgtaaatattctatacgttcaggagactaaatggaaaggccagaaggcgaaggaggttgaggatactggcttcaagctttggtacacgggagcaactccgggtaggaatggtgtaggcatcttgattgaaaggagccttaaggatggagtcgtagaggttagaaggcaaggcggccggattatcctaatccggttggtagttggagattcggttttgaatatgatcagtgcctatgccccttaggtaggccttagtgagagcaccaagatgcagttctgggaagatctagatagcatggttagtaccgtgtctaccagcgagaaactcttcataggaggagatctcaacggccatgtgggtgcgactaatgtagggttcgagcgagtgcacgggggttttgggtatggtagcaggagtcaagagggggaggatgtgttgaacttcgcgttagcctacgacttgttgatagcgaataccgtgtttaagaagagggaatcccatcttgtgacgttttgtagtggacaacactcgagccagatcgactttatccttgctaggagggaggatagacgtgattgcttagactgtaaggtgatacctggggagtgtgttgtccctcaacacaagcatgtggtggcggactttcgtcttcgggtacgtgttcaccgggacaaacgtgccaagattgcgagaacaaagtggtggaagcttagaggggaagcggcacaagcgtttaaggaaaggatgttaagtgaggggccttgggaagaaggagaagacgcagatgacatgtggctaaagatggcaacatgtgttcggaaggtggcctcagaggtgtttggcgtgagtaggggaggcaaacaggaggggaaagacacctggtggtggaacgacgaggtgcaaagggctattaaggagaaggagtgtttcaagcgcctccaccttgacaagagtgcagtcAACAttgagggctataaattagcgaagagagTTACAAAGCGAgctgagtgtagcaaagggtaaggcgtatgatgacatatatcagcggctaggcacgaaagaaggggaaaaggacatttataggatggctaggatccgcgagcggaagacaaggtacatcaaccaaatcaaatgcattaaggatgtgacagatcgactgctagtgaaagatgaggagatcatggatagatggagagagtacttcgagaagttgtttaatggggagagagagccctacccttgagttagatgactcttttgacgataccaacagacgttttgtgaggagaatccaggaggtagagatcggggagactttgaagaggatgaagggaggtaaagcgatgggccctgatggtattcccattgaggtgtggagatgcctaggagatagagcaatagtatggttaactaagctttttaatctcatttttcggtcaaacaagatgccggaagaatggagaagaagtatattagtacctatcttcaaaaacaagggcgatgttcaaagttgtactaactaccgtgggattaacctgatgagccatacgatgaagctttgggagagggttatcaagcatcgcctaagaagagtgacaagtgtgacccaaaaccaatttggtttcatgcctggaaggtcaaccatggaggcgattttcttaatacgacaattgatggagagatatagggagcagaagaaggacttgcacatggtcttcattgaccttgagaagacatatgacaaagtaccgagaaatgtcatgtggtgggctttggagaagcacgAAGTCCCAagtaagtacattaccctcattaaggatatgtacaaggatgcgatgatgtttgtccggacatgtgatggcaacaccactaactttcctattaacataggcctacaccaggggtcagcattgaacacttatttatttgctttagtgatggatgaggtcacaagggatatacaaggtgagatcctttggtgtatgctctttgttgatgatgtggtgctagttgacgagagtagggcaggggttaataggaagttagagctgtggagacgcacgttagagtcgaaagggttcagacttagtaggaccaagaccgaatacatgatgtgcgatttcagcgcgactaggcatgagaggggagacgttagtctagatgggcaagtggtggtccagaagggtacttttcggtatttaggatcggtgctacaaaaggatggcgacattgattaagatgttaggcatagaatttcagctggctggttgaaatggcggcaagattctggcatcctttgtgacaagagggtgccacaaaagatgaaaggcaaattctataggacagcaattcgtccggcgatgttatacggtgctgaatgttggcctacaaaaaggcgacatgtccagcaactaagtgtagcagagatgcggatgttgcggtggttttgcgagcacacaaggagggatagagtccggaacgaagttattcgggatagggtcggggtggcaccaattgaggagaaacttatccagcatcggctgagatggtttggacatgtctaACGAAGGACtcttgaggcgccggtgcgtaatgggattcttgagcgggtcgataatgtaaagagggatagaggtagacctaaactgacgtgggatgggtcggttaagagagaccttaaggattggaatatctctaaagagatagctttggataggagcgcttggagactaactatcaatgtgcctgaactttgaacttatttctttcgggtttcatctctagcctaccccaacttgcttgggaaaaaaagctatgttgttgttgttgttgttgtagcaTACTGATGTCCAGCCATCCAGAATTTGACGCTGCAAGCTGAAACAAACTCATCACTTATTCGCATCTGAAGGAGACTGAAGATGGATTATGGTACTGATCTATACTTTGGTCTACAAAGAACAAAGAATATAAAAATCATTTCTTAACAAAAGTGAGCTATATGAAACCATGTTGTACTATATCCTCACCATAGAATTGGACAAATAGTCATGAAATCACATTCACAAATGAAACATAAGACACGATGCcatgttggcaagattttaaatcatccacaaaatttgaaTTGATCAGCGAAATATAAAGCAAACATTGAAAAATGGACAAGGAAAAAAGTTCATAAGTAATCTACACCATTAAAGAGTAAGTCTGCAGCTAAAAATAACCAGAGAAAAAATATTAATGAAtgcttgtgcaaaactgaaatTTCAGGACATGCATACAATTCCAGTAGGGATTTTTTTCATTGTGATGATATCAGTAGTAATTGAACGAGAGCATCATATGCATATAGATATCCTATAGACTGAAATGCCTCAATAAAACAACTACATAGTGACCGATCACTTGATGATTACACCCTATCCAACAAAATTCACATGCTTGGAAGGGCTACAAACAACTCAATGTTAGCAACTAGTCAACAAAAACCTAGAAGTCTCAGGGGCAAGCTCCTTCACACGATCAAACAGCAAAATAGAACAGTTTCCAACTCGGCCATTTTAAATGTAAACAATACCTGTTCATTGAACATTGCATTAGCAACGGCAGCTACTTCTCCGCAATCTCCCTGTACTCCCTGATCCAGCAACTGCTGCGAGGGGGCAGCGCCCCCAGCCACAACTTCACACTGCTGATTGAGATTGGGCATCTGGGCTTCCTGCCCGTGACCCTGCCCTTGGTTCTGATGAAAAGCCGGCACCTGCAGCGGCGATCGGGGCACTGTGAGCCTGCTCGTGGCGTCATCCTCCTCGTCGGCCACCGCCAGCTGCAGCAGCCGCAGCGTCTCGGACGGCGGATCCGAGGCCCCCCTATTGTTCCCCTGCGAGTTCTGCGCCGCACCACGACGGCCAGTCAGCACCAATCTACCGCACAGGAAAGGGGGGAAGTGGGGAGGCCTAGGGTTCGGCGTACTTGCCTGGAGTGAGGAGGCGGGGGACGGGGCGCTGAGCTCGGCGCGCCACTCGCGGAGCATCTGGTGGACCTGCTCCTcgaggacggcggcgtcggcggagcGGCTCTCCTTGCGCGCGGACTGGAGGCCGGAGAACATCTCCTGGAGGTCGTCCACGCGGTTCTTCGCGCGGTCGCGGAACTGCCGGTGCCGCGTCGACGAGCGGGAGCCCTTGCCGCCCGACGCGGggtgggcggcgccgccgccaccggaggCCGGATCTCCCACCATCGTGCTGATCAAGGCAGCGCTGGTGGCGGGTGCCGCGGGTGGGGGTTGGGGGGACAAGACGATTGACTCGATCCGCCCCTCTTGAGTTGGTTTCCAAATGACCctctatttctttcttttaactttcctttattattttttattgttAAAGTTTCGAGTGAGGAAATTGCAGGGAAGAAAGACCACCGTTTATCTTTGCTTTTGTCTGCAAAAAAAGGCCAATATTCGGTCAAGCAAATAGTACAAAGATGCTAAGTTAAAACTAAAAAAGTAGAGATATATAATATTAATAAGAAGGGAGCGTATCCATAGGATATACTCTCAAGATGGtgatttttttgaaacgaaaagAATGATGGTGAACTATGTATTTGTATTTCATGTTTAGATCCAAATCTACATAAGTTACTGCACATCATAGTGGAACCAAGTAATATAATACCTAGGTCGCTAGTGGACATGGAAGGACCCAAGCGTGTTCGCTGCCCTATTATTAATGCAACTcaattttatttacatatcgtaTTAAGTTTGTCCTAAGTTTTGatcaaatctatagaaaaatatagaaacaACTATACTATCCGACATATTCACTTTCAACATATATTGCATGCTAGgttcaatgaaacaaatttaGTATTGTAATATTATTATTTCTTTCTATTAATTTGATCAATATTTGTAAAGTTTGATTTATAACAAACCTAATACGAcatttaaataaaaatagagggagtacTATAGAATATGCCATTTCTTCAGGTATTTGTGGTGGCATTCATATTTAGAAGGTCCTCATGTATATTTATAGAGGTGGGCGTATGCATTTGCATATATTTCTGTGTAATATTTTAATAAAAAGAGGTCCAAACTGATGTGAATCAATAAAAAGAGTTGGGTATGGTCCCTCACACGAAGGGGAGAATTGTTAATAAATTGTAAATTAATAGGGGGAAACAATGGTCGACTTTTCCGTTTCATTTTGCGTGAAATATTCCATTTAAAATTTTTGCAATATTTTGGACCAGGCAGGGTCTTCTTGTATTTCACATGTTCCTTACATTTACATGGAGAGTATAGGATGGTTTCCTGTCCAACCCAGCCACACTGCGGTTGGGCTGCGATCCCTCGCAATATTGGGCTCAGGTTTCCGGGCTCAATCTTCACCTAAACTGCAACCGGCGGCCCACCCCGTGATGATCCATCCAACTCCACTGCCGGGCCTCCCCGGTTTGGACCCTAGTTTTGTGCGGCTGTGATCGCTCCATCCATGCACGCCCCGCCCGCACAGGGACCCGTGCGCTCGCAGCATTAATGCATTATTGCGTCCGACTGTTGCGTCGCAGATTTTAAAGAAACGCCATGATATATAACTCGCAATGTTTATAGACCCTTTAGGTGATTCTAAAGTCATAGTCTAAAATAATTTGATCTGAGATCAATATGTCATATATTATCTTTGAAAAACCTTTGTAAGGAAAAATAGATAATATGACAATTACCACGTGTTAACATTAcctcattaaaaactttatgCGAGAAAACTCTTTTAGAAGTAAAActcatataaagaaaagagtgtaaTGTGATGATTATTCAAgttatattttatttgattctccCCCTGATCCTTGCAAGTCTCTAAGTCTCTTCATACCAATACCTTCAACACATTTACGAAATGAAGAGTATGGTAGAGATTTTGTGAATAAATCTGCTAAATTATCACATGACTTAGTCTGCAAGATTTCAATTTCTCCATTCTTTTGGAGTTCATGGGGATAGAATAATTTAGGAATAATATGTTTAGTCATATTACTCTTAATATAACCTGATTCCATCTGAGTAACACATGCTGAATTATCTTCAAAGATAATTGTTGGTGTCTCAATCGCACCTATACCACATGATTGTATTATGTGGTTTATCATTCTGCGAAGCCATACGCATTCACGTGAAGCTTCATATAAAGCTATTATTTCAGAATGATTGGTGGAAGTAGACACTAGTGTCTGCTTTGTAGATTTCCAAGAGATTGCCGTTCCTCCTTGTAAAAATACAAAGCCTGTTTGCGATCTGTCATTATGGGGATCTGATAAATAACCAACATCTGTATATCCTAACAAACTTGGATCTTGATTTCTGTTATAAAATAATCCAAGATCTCTAGTGCCATTGAGATATCTCAATACTGTTTTGACTCCTACCCAATGACGTTTGGTAGGTGCAGCACTATGTCTTGCTAGCAAATTTACTGCAAATGCAATATCAGGCCTGGTGTTGTTAGCAAGATACATTAGTGCTCCAATGGCACTTAGATATGGGACATGTGGTCCCAatatctcttcttcttcttcttcccgtgGTCTAAAAGGATCCTTCTCAATATCTAAAGATCTTACTACCATGGGTGTTTTTGTCGGATATGATTTGTCCATATTGaatttttctaatattttctggACATAGGCATCTTGATATATAAATATACTAGAATGAAAGTGCTCAAGTTGTAAACCTaagcaaaatttggtttgacccAAATCCTTCATTTCAAACTCTGTCTTTAAATGATGACGTGCTTCATTAATATCGGGTCCGTTGCCAATGATATTAAGATCATCAACGTATACCGATATAATAC
The nucleotide sequence above comes from Panicum virgatum strain AP13 chromosome 3K, P.virgatum_v5, whole genome shotgun sequence. Encoded proteins:
- the LOC120700690 gene encoding protein STRICTOSIDINE SYNTHASE-LIKE 10-like; this encodes MGNVAGKKILTLAISLLAVLTLLLQPCAAARPVPGTATIIDGRRSLHLPLRGSLLRGPESVAFDGDGAGPYSGVSDGRVLKWNGLARRWSTYAYGPGYNAKACTASRTRPAEVTESTCGRPLGLRFHYESGNLYIADAYKGLMRVGPGGGEAKVLVAEADGAPLRFTNGVDIDQVTGEVFFTDSSMNYQRSQHERVTTTGDSTGRLMKYNPKTNSVTVLQSGITYPNGLAISADRTHLVVALTGPCKMMRYWIKGPKAGTSEPLADLPGYPDNVRADLKGGFWVALHREKMELSFGPDDHLLAMRINANGQVVQVMRGSKSVRPTEVVEREVGKLYMGSVELPYVGVVSQ
- the LOC120698120 gene encoding transcription factor VOZ1-like isoform X2, whose protein sequence is MVGDPASGGGGAAHPASGGKGSRSSTRHRQFRDRAKNRVDDLQEMFSGLQSARKESRSADAAVLEEQVHQMLREWRAELSAPSPASSLQNSQGNNRGASDPPSETLRLLQLAVADEEDDATSRLTVPRSPLQVPAFHQNQGQGHGQEAQMPNLNQQCEVVAGGAAPSQQLLDQGVQGDCGEVAAVANAMFNEQMYYIDHELSIDDFLQDDDYKINLPGSNEDHFNNLHGIGPLEHQQFDLPLDLPPESYADANNPEQNTGDVFVHMSDLLTTIWPSPSQYLGPKCALWDCGRPVGGSEDSGDYCNPYHAGLALNDDGLLGTRPVMRPRGIDLKDGPLFTALIAKVQGKNVGIPVCGGAATSKSPWNAPELFDLSLLEGESLREWLFFDTPRRAFESGNRKQRSLPDYNGRGWHESRKQVMKDFEGLKRSYYMDPQPSSSHEWHLFEYEINASDALALYRLEYKSSDSKKGAKSKLASSSLTEIQQQMVRLTADSPVENKRTARSKPKANHKDTNAKAFAHVNTPSQVNSSNAYQAAPQVNQMTFLNENVVYGPHLPHSENVVYGPQLPHGCSAEGSSFFWNRRDGT
- the LOC120698120 gene encoding transcription factor VOZ1-like isoform X1 codes for the protein MVGDPASGGGGAAHPASGGKGSRSSTRHRQFRDRAKNRVDDLQEMFSGLQSARKESRSADAAVLEEQVHQMLREWRAELSAPSPASSLQNSQGNNRGASDPPSETLRLLQLAVADEEDDATSRLTVPRSPLQVPAFHQNQGQGHGQEAQMPNLNQQCEVVAGGAAPSQQLLDQGVQGDCGEVAAVANAMFNEQMYYIDHELSIDDFLQDDDYKINLPGSNEDHFNNLHGIGPLEHQQFDLPLDLPPESYADANNPEQNTGDVFVHMSDLLTTIWPSPSQYLGPKCALWDCGRPVGGSEDSGDYCNPYHAGLALNDDGLLGTRPVMRPRGIDLKDGPLFTALIAKVQGKNVGIPVCGGAATSKSPWNAPELFDLSLLEGESLREWLFFDTPRRAFESGNRKQRSLPDYNGRGWHESRKQVMKDFEGLKRSYYMDPQPSSSHEWHLFEYEINASDALALYRLEYKSSDSKKGAKSKLASSSLTEIQQQMVRLTADSPVENKRTARSKPKANHKDTNAKAFAHVNTPSQVNSSNAYQAAPQVNQMTFLNENVVYGPHLPHSENVVYGPHLPHSENVVYGPQLPHGCSAEGSSFFWNRRDGT